One window of the Salvelinus fontinalis isolate EN_2023a chromosome 2, ASM2944872v1, whole genome shotgun sequence genome contains the following:
- the rxfp2l gene encoding relaxin receptor 1 has protein sequence MPLVMAPIMLPLCILIYISLTDVIESSTDSSLYSGVDVCPLGQFPCGNLSVCLPQLYHCNGVQDCANGADEENCVDNSGWPHLFDAFMKKNVEESKECMLDVFPEVCFCEARRVNCNKKGLLSVPAVSSNITSLELNSNQITALQPDQFIRYRHLERLHLEDNRINRISKQAFSGLYSLRRLFLSQNRITSLKAGIFGDLSNLEWLILDENRITSMRQKSFEGLKSLFFLSLLNNSLESIPKKSVCLEMPRLNWLELEGNRISSLWVSSFQNCTTLTVLALRKNRVQTIEEGIFFGMPNLIDLDVSVNKFEEFSSTMFRNLLNLKQLNISNNPLTHIYDDQFDMFVNLQSLSIEEVEIPNISIQMFRSLSNLSHIYFKKFEYCGYSPNVRSCKPNTDGISTFENLLANIILRVFVWVVAFIICFGNIFVICLRSCIASENQHHTMAIISLCCADCLMGVYLFFIGAFDIKYCGEYNRHAQLWMESLQCQLIGCLAMLSTEVSVMLLTYMTLEKYLCIVFPFHNYRAGRKQTLCYLIFIWVLGFIIAVIPLWDKQTFGNYYGRNGVCFPLHSDEMEKPGARCYSTGIFLGLNLFAFIMIVFSYTSMFYSVQKTAKTARQSVYNKEVSIAKRFFFIVFTDAMCWTPIFILKILSLLRVEIAGTIVLWVVIFILPINSALNPILYTITASSFQEKLKLCLKAKCKQAGLRETSQKVSEVYQNPSAPP, from the exons ATGCCTCTCGTTATGGCTCCTATAATGCTCCCTTTATGCATCCTCATTTATATTTCTCTGACAGACGTCATAG AATCATCCACAGACAGCAGCCTCTATTCTGGTGTTGATGTCTGCCCACTGGGCCAGTTCCCCTGTGGCAACCTGTCTGTGTGCCTGCCCCAGCTCTACCACTGCAATGGGGTCCAGGACTGTGCTAATGGAGCTGATGAGGAGAACTGTG TGGACAACAGCGGGTGGCCACATCTTTTTGATGCCTTTATGAAGAAAAATGTTGAAGAGTCCAAGGAATGCA TGCTGGACGTGTTCCCAGAGGTATGCTTCTGTGAGGCCAGGAGAGTTAACTGTAACAAAAAGGGACTACTCAGCGTCCCAGCTGTGTCTTCCAATATAACATCTCT tgAGCTGAACAGCAACCAGATAACAGCTCTCCAACCAGACCAGTTCATCCGCTACAGACACCTTGAGAGACT ACACCTGGAAGACAACAGGATCAACAGAATCTCCAAGCAGGCATTCTCAGGACTCTACTCACTAAGAAGACT ATTTCTCAGTCAGAATCGGATTACATCGTTGAAGGCTGGCATTTTTGGAGACCTCTCGAACCTGGAGTGGCT GATTCTTGACGAAAATAGAATCACATCTATGAGACAGAAATCGTTTGAGGGCCTGAAATCTTTATTTTTCCT GTCTTTGCTGAACAATTCCCTAGAATCCATCCCCAAGAAATCTGTCTGCCTGGAAATGCCTAGATTAAACTGGCT AGAACTGGAGGGGAACAGGATATCATCTTTGTGGGTTTCCAGCTTTCAAAACTGCACCACTCTGACAGTATT GGCTCTTCGAAAAAACAGAGTACAAACCATTGAGGAGGGAATCTTTTTTGGAATGCCAAACCTGATAGACCT GGACGTatctgtaaacaaatttgaggAGTTCTCCTCAACTATGTTTAGAAATCTTCTAAACCTAAAACAGTT gAACATCTCAAATAACCCTCTAACTCATATCTATGATGATCAGTTTGACATGTTTGTCAATTTGCAATCCCT GAGTATAGAGGAGGTTGAAATACCAAACATCAGTATTCAGATGTTTCGCTCTCTTAGCAACTTGTCCCATAT TTATTTTAAGAAATTTGAATACTGTGGCTACTCTCCTAATGTGCGAAGTTGCAAGCCAAACACTGACGGAATTTCAACATTTGAGAATCTTCTTGCGAACATCATCCTTCGTGTTTTTGTGTGGGTGGTGGCCTTCATCATCTGCTTCGGCAACATTTTTGTGATCTGCCTGAGGTCTTGCATTGCATCTGAAAACCAGCACCACACCATGGCCATCATATCACTGTGCT GTGCTGACTGCCTCATGGGAGTCTATCTGTTCTTCATCGGTGCGTTTGACATCAAGTACTGTGGAGAGTACAACAGACATGCCCAGCTGTGGATGGAGAGCCTGCAGTGCCAGTTGATTGGCTGTCTGGCCATGCTGTCCACTGAGGTGTCAGTCATGCTTCTGACCTACATGACTCTGGAGAAGTACCTGTGCATTGTGTTCCCCTTCCACAACTACAGAGCCGGACGTAAACAGACGCTCTGCTATCTCATCTTCATCTGGGTCCTGGGTTTCATTATTGCCGTCATTCCCTTATGGGACAAGCAGACGTTCGGGAATTACTACGGCAGGAATGGAGTGTGTTTTCCACTTCACTCAGATGAGATGGAGAAACCAGGGGCCCGATGCTACTCCACTGGAATATTTCTGG GATTGAATCTCTTTGCATTCATCATGATCGTCTTCTCCTACACCAGCATGTTTTACTCTGTACAGAAAACAGCCAAGACAGCAAGACAGTCTGTCTACAACAAGGAGGTCTCTATAGCCAAGAGGTTTTTCTTCATCGTTTTCACAGATGCCATGTGTTGGACACCTATATTCATCCTAAAGATCCTCTCCCTTTTACGAGTGGAAATAGCAG gaACGATCGTTCTATGGGTGGTGATCTTCATCCTGCCCATCAATAGTGCCCTAAACCCCATTCTATACACCATCACTGCCAGCTCCTTCCAGGAGAAACTCAAACTCTGCTTGAAGGCCAAGTGTAAACAGGCTGGGCTCAGGGAAACATCCCAAAAAGTATCTGAAGTTTACCAGAACCCCAGCGCTCCCCCTTAA